The genomic DNA GACGAAAAcgacatacaaaaatatatcagtgaactgaaacagttcgcgcagtcgtgaatcatatatgtgtcagcggccagtaagcgttgtgcacccaacatgatacaaatatgagtcagcggccgtcaTAGTGTTAATAAGTCGAAAGTCGATATCCCAGATTTTGAAAAATCAATGTAAACTCATTTGAAATCTTAACACGTTAATTTTAATAAGATAAtgcaaaaaatcaaatataaatcttATTTTTCATCACAGTTTGTATACAATTAAGCTTCCacccattgaaaaaaaaaaatgaagagataataCTGAGAACATAAATAAGacgatgtatgtaattaaatatgtaaaggTATACAGGTTTTTATTAAGCTTAATATAGAAcaattttgttatataaaaacCGCTTTTGTAGAAAATTGTGCCCTAAATGAAGTCCTGTAcaagtgataaaaaaaattacaatgtaaAAACTTTATCAAAGGCAGTATGCTAATGTATAAATCTTAAATTTAGATTCATGCACTAAAAATCATTAGAATagcattaattttaaatcacagGAAACTGTTTCAACCCTTTATGATACatcagattttaaaataaatcaaatttgataTCTTCAAAAGTTTCAAGCAGCTTCTCAATtctcattgtatgtatattaatttacacatattcaataaaaagcattaactatataaatagcatttaaaaaaataaacgatgcACAATTTTCACAATGGAAGTTAATTTTCAGGAAGAATAAAGTGCAACAATCAAATCGAAAAAAACGTAGctacatattgaaaaaataatcttaataatatcacaaaagttatatattatatatacgctgtagtatttttaagaatcaaaatttattgaatacttaACCCTGAATTGctcaatgaaatattaaaacagaAACATTGCCGCATCTTTGGATGTAGTAAAATAAACGACGTGTGCAATCTGCAATAATGGTCCCATGTAATTCAAACTTAGTATACTGCAAAATTTCACCGCTCCAAAACAGTTTTGGTAATTTAAGACTAGAATAAATTAGTAACAAGCGAGTAATATGTGTATAATGTATAAAGACTAACAACTTACGGAATACTTTTTAAACATACTTAAAAAACCCTCATTATTAATTTGAGTATATTTACACAATTTTTAACGCTAACGCTCAATAAATGTcatcaatttatattcaataaaaatgaataattatgaaaaaaattacgattttaacAAATCATAATATTCGGAtgccttttaaaattaaatttttgccaCCATTGGCTGTGAGCAGTCTATTGTGAAACATCGGTTTGTTCGCCTTTATTGCTACTGTTTTCATCCGTGACGTCCGACATCAcataagtggaatttttttcGAGTTGAGAGTATTCGTCGTATGCTCTATCGTTTGCAGTTTTCTTGAAAAAGACATTTGCTCCTCTATATGTGTATTGACTTTCGTCAAGGTTGTATCTAAGTCCGAGAACAATATTTAAAGCTGACGAGTCATAGCTGTGACAACCAGAATATCTATATTGAGGCTTTTTATCAAATCTACAGCCTTCAGATTGTGCACCTGAAACAATACGATAgaacacaataaaatataatctaaaAGGTCAACGAAACATATTGATCAGTGTGGAGATTACCAATTGGAAATATGCAATCTTGGGTCAACGCGCATTGAACCCAGGGTagcataatatattttgttatcaCATTGGATCGCACAATCACCAGCTGTATCACTTTTACCATGGgtaaaaataagaaattatcTGCATCGGTGTGAAAATATTCAAACATCTTCGGATGTGTAAGAGAAGAGACAGCAGGTCGAGTGGCCCATGCGATGATGCCAATGCCATCTGCTGCAGCTCTGTGCAATTCATTAATTTTAGCAGGTTCGCCAATGAATCGTTGATCGCATTCTAAGAATACGATGGCTCCAACTTTACTTAAAGCAtcctgtaaaaaaaatatttgtgatttttaatcAATGATAAATATTATCAATCAATCAAGTGTTGCAAATTGAacgttgaatttaaatttattgtcttCTCGCGCGATTCCGACTACGACTAGAGATCAGTTGAAGGAATTCTAGTACCGGTACTGTTTTTGGGAGTGAAAAATCGACTTTAGGTACTAGTGATAGTACCAAAATATTTATGCTGTCtttggtatatttttattttcgtcttTATGTCaagtttcattatttattattcgtattttatGTTAGAAcgtcaataaattattttatggtaCAAACTTTTGAAGAAActattgtattattgtacattttgcgaacaattaaaaaaatattagctaattatataaaaataggattatttatagtttactagtgtcttcccccccccccccccccggctttactcggtatttgcaatataaaccgcttaaacatggccaatctaatagtaaacattttattaaatttatttgaatagttttattttatttcaatttatttgtgtactcatttgttttttattaaattgaacttcACGGATTCTACAAcactaacaaacaaacatacatacaaagtctctgtcgacattatatattagatttgcaaTAACAATACAATTTAATCGACGAATGAAAATTACCATCTAGTTGATGTATGaccctaaataaaataaaaattatggcatcatattcatactataaaaaagatttcatttaaaacttagataaagtaaaaatacatgattgcaaaaaattatatttgtatttgataaatattaatttgtttaattaatttttggaaCAAATATTTTAAGATGCTAAATTTTATCCCAGTAAAAAAGATACCgcagattttattaaattggggtactttgaaaaaataaactgcCCCTTCTGGTCGGCAGatctttatcaaatttattgtaTTACCCAATCTTCAGCTGAAACTTATAgaaatgaaatttcagttcgatatgtTGAatggtttccgagaaaaacaaaaaacacgAAACccaagagtaaaagtactacttccaatTTATTGATAtcaaaatcagtcaaaatctcaaggtcgaattttctaatgatcataaaacttcatctattgatacgtatatttatagataaagtaaaaaagcattcatgcatatgtatgtagtatgtggcTATATTTTTCAATCATTTTATACCTGAATTATTAAAGGTCGATATGCGTGAAGTCTCTCTTCTGACACATGTGATGGAAAAACGGACAAATCGAAATTTATTATCATACATTTTGAACTATTACAGTATGTCTGCacctaaaaatgtacatacaaattttagttttaaaaaaattaatcattttttaaaagaaaaacatttaTAATGACATTGACTTTATCAATATTTACTTTGTTTAGTGAATATTTGGAAAGTCCCAGATCGTATAAGATAAGCGTGTGATTTGGCAGTTTTGATCCGATATTTCGCACCAGTCCGATGGCTTGCACATATTGACCATCGAAAACGTAGCTTACTATTGCCGGCACGGAAGTATTGTGCCATTCTTCAGTCTTTCCTACGAGACCTAACAGGTTGAGATATTTTTCATCTGCTTGTAAATGTTTTTCTTCGGCTTCCTTTAAGTTTTCCTAAAATGAAGCGAGTATTggatcaaaataaattttatacacacatttgtatacatatgtacagcgaAATCAATGAACGTTTGGACTAACTTGAAAATATCTGATCTGTTGATGAGTCTGTGTCACAATATGCTGGAGCGAATCGGGTCGTTGGGAATTTATTATGATGAGCAACAAGCCGGTCACTAAAACGGACAGTATAAGGAAGGTCTTGGTTCTCATGGCTAGAACACATACctgaaattgaaatataaaaatataaataaaggtaTTCAAATAGCATTGAGAGcttgaatattaatattaacaatGGCTAAAATTATAGAATTGGTCGAtatccaacatacatacataatgaataAATCTAAATAGaatgaattgaaagaaaaaatggTACTTTCCCATTATCCAGAGGCATTTCTTTTAAacataatgttatttttttattaaaaataaaacctaacctcttatttcaataattgaataaacttatgtaataattttaaattaaatattatataataattcagaTTCCAAAGGGCAAAATTTTTTGTTTGCGTCCAAAAGTGACTCGAATATATTGTCGTTTCTGACCAGCTCTCCCCAAATGAATTCGACTTCAAATGATGATCGATAGTTTTTCAGTGTGGTTAATTAGGCCAccgtatttatgtatacttgACCCTCTGAGTATGGACACCAGGTTAGGGATCAACCAAAATGTAGCTCTTATTGACTTTATAATGTTCAAATCCAGTTTTTTTCCAATCATTGAACTGCGGTCAGCCACTTTGACCCTCAAATTGGTTAATCTTCTGACACAGTTTTCCAAAAATCCACTGTTGAGGAAGTTCTCTATCGACAATATTCTTTCTCTTTGTAAAGAAGCTTTCGACAATTGATCTTTTgtcttctatattttatttgggcCGTTTGTTAAAATTCCCAGTGCATTTTTCTTACAATTTAATCTCTCAATTTTCTAGACCAACAATATAATAATCGAATGGccatcacaaatatccaaaactACTTTTGCCCAACCAATATCCATATGGGATTTTGACATTCTTTCGACATGACAATTAGAGATTCATTTAATGTTTTCTTGCACATAACATCATTGTTGCCAAGATTCCTCGTTTTTGTAAGAATGGCATGCCATCTCCTTTGTTAATTGAGTGAataagttattttttaaatacaaaaaatatatatatatatatatatatatatatatatatatatatatatatatatatatatatatatatatattttgtttaagaAGTGTCTATACAATGGGAAAGTAACGAAAAGTGAAagcatacaattaaaaaatatatataaccttggaataatattaattttattgtgattGCAGACTAAGAGTggttaaaattaaatgtttttttaactacatacatacatatataaatgaatgtttttatatcttacaTTTTTTAGACTTGCTCATGGAACAACactaaaatttacacaaattgtACATCTATTTGATTGACTTGTACGCCTGCAACGAGTCTACCATTttcaatcaaccatttagttagaactaaaaataaaaacgtacaATAGATAAGGGAAGGAAAAATGCGTAAAAAAATCCACATATATTCCATAGCAGTGCTGTGACAGCACTTGCACAATCGAATGGATCAATTGTGCAATTTGAATCATCGAAAGATGAATAATGAAATAAGatgattaaatatgtacatttgaataatttgattagAAATAAAAAGTAGTCATTTGGAAAGTAATCCGTAATCCAATTCGTACAGTAGAGTATGCGAAGTGACGAGTGACGAGTGACAGGAGAGTGAGCGttggcgggggcgggggcgcggGGCGCGGGGCGAAGACGGGAgcgggaggggaggggaggggggagaaGATACCTGGTGGGAGTATCCTTGGGGGCGCCGACGCCGGCCGCAGCCGCACTCCAACACCAGATCAATAACACTCGCCAATAACACTGCCAAATACGGCCATTATCGTTATCATTGGCTCGACTCTTTTGGCTTTTGCCCATTCTCTTTTCTCTTTATGACCTCATCTTCATCCAATTATTGCACACACTCGAAACAGAAAATGCATCGGACCAGAACGTTGCAAACTAAAAagtctttaatttttttgtcgTTGCAGTTACTCGGTTCACGACGCGTTCTCACTGCTTTGTAACTGCACGAACTGTTACTACAACTTGGTGAGTACGGGGCCTTATATTGTCAGCCTTTATTTAGTATGAGGCTTAcgcaaaatgtacataaatatatgtcagtggcgtgcgctgaaattctctctatttttgtcgtacagccttacttaatgtgcacgaacgggatacaagaggagcagtctgttcctcttgtatcctgctcgtgcacattaagtaagactgtacgacaaaaagagagaatttcagcgcacgacACTGATATATGTATCGCAGGAATCCCCAACCCCGTGCCCGTGGGCACCATGGCGCTCGCTGACTGATTTGTGTGTGCTCGCCACTATTCGATAGTTACTGAacttttttattctaattttatttttatgagtctctaaattacttatttaataattatgtaattcGAACTCATTTGTCGGCATAATTCGACATGTTTATGTTGTCAACACTGCACTGGCTACTTAGTGTAGTTGAAATTATAAGTTCTGTTAACTTATTTCTGTCTCGTGCATTTCCCAAATATGAAGGAAATGGCAGATGACAGTGAATCCAACGTATCATTATTGGTTGAACAACTTCGAATGTTTCAAGATTAGTTTGAAAAGAGATTTCAGCAGTTAACTATAATCGGATCAATGGTCTCATATCAGATGAGGACTTCTGAAATACAGtagatcagcggtttccaaactgggaggcgcgcctcccaggggaggcgcggactattgccagggaaggcaccaaaactttttaataaaaaaataattttcataccataatatctacaaataaataaaacttcatatcgtagcttaacagtgaaaattcaatgcatgaatgttaatttttatttatctttcatttttatagatacatttaattcctataaaaaattatccggagaagaagattttaaaaattgcgcccttgcaaacgctctgttttagctaaagatgcccatttaattgcatatgttcgatatgtcgcggataataatatattagaagatatattattttgcaaacacattcttgggaagaccacatccattgaaatttttaatataatagacagttttgttgaagaaaacgacataaagtgaaataattgcgttgtgaacgacataaaataataattggac from Arctopsyche grandis isolate Sample6627 chromosome 1, ASM5162203v2, whole genome shotgun sequence includes the following:
- the LOC143912448 gene encoding uncharacterized protein LOC143912448, translated to MRTKTFLILSVLVTGLLLIIINSQRPDSLQHIVTQTHQQIRYFQENLKEAEEKHLQADEKYLNLLGLVGKTEEWHNTSVPAIVSYVFDGQYVQAIGLVRNIGSKLPNHTLILYDLGLSKYSLNKVQTYCNSSKCMIINFDLSVFPSHVSEERLHAYRPLIIQDALSKVGAIVFLECDQRFIGEPAKINELHRAAADGIGIIAWATRPAVSSLTHPKMFEYFHTDADNFLFLPMVKVIQLVIVRSNVITKYIMLPWVQCALTQDCIFPIGAQSEGCRFDKKPQYRYSGCHSYDSSALNIVLGLRYNLDESQYTYRGANVFFKKTANDRAYDEYSQLEKNSTYVMSDVTDENSSNKGEQTDVSQ